A section of the Rhizomicrobium sp. genome encodes:
- the atpD gene encoding F0F1 ATP synthase subunit beta, protein MNAVTPNAKGRLSQVIGAVVDVEFDGELPAILNALETTNVDAKTGKPVRLVFEVAQHLGQNTVRAIAMDATEGLVRGAEVTDTGKPIRVPVGPATLGRIMNVIGEPIDEAGPIAETHMAPIHREAPSFSEQAGTAEVLVTGIKVIDLLCPYTKGGKIGLFGGAGVGKTVTMQELINNIAKAYGGYSVLAGVGERTREGNDLYHEMIESNVNIDPKKNNGSTEGSKCTLVYGQMNEPPGARARVALTGLAQAEYFRDVEGKDVLLFIDNIFRFTQAGSEVSALLGRIPSAVGYQPTLASEMGALQERITSTDKGSITSVQAIYVPADDMTDPAPATSMAHLDATTVLSRDIAALAIFPAVDPLDSTSRIMDPNVIGEEHYTVARRVQEVLQQYKALKDIIAILGMDELSEDDKLVVARARKIQRFLSQPFHVAEVFTNLPGVFVSLEDTIRSFKAIVDGLHDDLPEQAFYNVGTIEDAVAKAKKMAADA, encoded by the coding sequence ATGAATGCCGTGACCCCGAATGCCAAAGGCCGTCTCTCCCAGGTGATCGGCGCCGTCGTCGACGTCGAGTTCGACGGCGAGCTGCCGGCGATCCTGAACGCGCTGGAGACGACGAATGTCGACGCCAAGACCGGCAAGCCGGTCCGCCTGGTGTTCGAGGTCGCCCAGCATCTGGGCCAGAACACCGTCCGCGCCATCGCGATGGATGCGACCGAGGGCCTGGTGCGTGGCGCCGAAGTCACCGACACGGGCAAGCCCATCCGCGTGCCGGTCGGCCCGGCCACGCTCGGCCGCATCATGAACGTCATCGGCGAGCCGATCGACGAGGCCGGCCCGATCGCCGAGACCCATATGGCGCCGATCCATCGCGAGGCCCCGAGCTTCTCCGAGCAGGCGGGCACCGCCGAAGTGCTCGTCACCGGCATCAAGGTCATCGACCTGCTCTGCCCCTACACCAAGGGCGGCAAGATCGGGCTGTTCGGCGGCGCCGGCGTCGGCAAGACCGTGACGATGCAGGAGCTGATCAACAACATCGCCAAGGCCTATGGCGGCTATTCGGTGCTGGCCGGCGTCGGCGAGCGCACCCGCGAGGGCAACGACCTCTATCACGAGATGATCGAGTCGAATGTGAACATCGACCCGAAGAAGAACAACGGTTCGACGGAAGGCTCCAAGTGCACGCTGGTCTACGGCCAGATGAACGAGCCGCCGGGCGCCCGTGCCCGCGTCGCGCTGACCGGTCTCGCCCAGGCGGAGTATTTCCGCGACGTCGAAGGCAAGGACGTGCTGCTCTTCATCGACAACATTTTCCGCTTCACCCAGGCCGGTTCCGAAGTGTCCGCCCTGCTCGGCCGCATCCCGTCCGCGGTGGGCTATCAGCCGACCCTGGCGTCGGAGATGGGCGCGCTGCAGGAGCGCATCACCTCGACCGACAAGGGTTCGATCACCTCGGTGCAGGCGATCTACGTGCCGGCCGACGACATGACCGATCCGGCGCCCGCGACCTCGATGGCGCATCTGGACGCGACCACGGTTCTGTCGCGCGACATCGCGGCGCTCGCGATCTTCCCGGCGGTGGATCCGCTCGACAGCACCTCGCGCATCATGGACCCGAACGTGATCGGCGAGGAGCACTACACCGTCGCCCGCCGCGTCCAGGAAGTGCTGCAGCAGTACAAGGCGCTCAAGGACATCATCGCCATCCTGGGCATGGATGAGCTGTCGGAAGACGACAAGCTGGTCGTGGCCCGCGCGCGCAAGATACAGCGCTTCCTCAGCCAGCCCTTCCACGTCGCCGAGGTGTTCACCAACCTGCCCGGCGTGTTCGTGAGCCTGGAAGACACGATCCGCTCCTTCAAGGCGATCGTCGACGGCCTGCACGACGACCTGCCCGAGCAGGCGTTCTACAACGTGGGCACGATCGAGGACGCGGTGGCCAAGGCCAAGAAGATGGCGGCGGACGCTTGA
- a CDS encoding ferritin-like domain-containing protein, whose product MTEATVYKQGWTLDDIRWDRFDAAKTTPRMVAAIKAAALVEMNAPDYVTYLKRVFKDAGPEIHAAIEQWGCEESQHGRALGRWAEMADSSYKVADAFARFRAGYKPEHFQDDDGASIRGSRRGEMIARCVVESGTSTYYTAIKDATEEPVLKEIAGRIAADEFRHYKLFFETLHAQDEPDLPFWKKISVAAGRITESDDDEIAYAYYCANIPPGETARTPYRRSHHARVAAGILNTIYQRHHVQKLVQMVAKAVGAAPHGAFARVAGAVLWRFLRLRAGLRPAAA is encoded by the coding sequence ATGACGGAAGCAACCGTCTACAAACAGGGCTGGACGCTGGACGATATCCGGTGGGACCGCTTCGACGCCGCGAAGACCACGCCGCGCATGGTCGCGGCCATCAAGGCCGCCGCCCTGGTCGAAATGAATGCGCCCGACTACGTCACTTACCTGAAGCGGGTCTTCAAGGACGCCGGCCCCGAGATCCATGCCGCCATCGAGCAATGGGGGTGCGAGGAGAGCCAGCACGGCCGCGCCCTCGGCCGCTGGGCCGAGATGGCGGACTCCAGCTACAAGGTTGCCGACGCCTTCGCCCGCTTCCGCGCCGGCTACAAGCCGGAGCACTTCCAGGACGACGACGGCGCGTCGATCCGCGGCAGCCGGCGCGGCGAGATGATCGCGCGCTGCGTCGTGGAGAGCGGCACCTCGACCTATTACACCGCCATCAAGGACGCGACCGAGGAGCCGGTGCTCAAGGAGATCGCCGGCCGCATCGCCGCCGACGAGTTCAGGCATTACAAGCTCTTCTTCGAGACTCTTCACGCCCAGGATGAGCCGGATCTGCCGTTCTGGAAGAAGATCTCGGTCGCGGCGGGGCGCATCACCGAGTCGGACGACGACGAGATCGCCTACGCCTATTATTGCGCCAATATTCCGCCGGGCGAGACGGCGCGCACGCCCTACCGGCGGTCCCATCACGCCAGGGTGGCGGCCGGCATCCTCAACACGATCTACCAGCGCCATCACGTCCAGAAGCTGGTGCAGATGGTGGCCAAGGCCGTGGGCGCCGCGCCGCACGGTGCCTTCGCCCGGGTCGCCGGCGCGGTGCTGTGGCGCTTCCTGCGCCTGCGCGCCGGGCTGCGTCCCGCCGCGGCCTGA
- a CDS encoding succinate dehydrogenase iron-sulfur subunit, with amino-acid sequence MVQLTLPKASRPTKGKVWPAPKNANGKKPKGTKEFKVYRYDPEGDANPRVDTYTVDLASCGPMVLDALIKIKNEIDPTLTFRRSCREGVCGSCAMNIGGGNTLACTKAITDISGPVAVYPLPHMPVVKDLVPDLTNFYAQYASIEPFLQTKTAEPEKEWKQSPEDRAKLDGLYECILCACCSTACPSYWWNSERYLGPAALLQSYRWLADSRDEHTGERLDKLEDPFRLYRCHTIMNCTNTCPKGLNPAQAIGEIKQMLVKRSV; translated from the coding sequence ATGGTTCAGCTCACATTGCCCAAAGCTTCGCGCCCGACCAAAGGTAAGGTCTGGCCGGCGCCGAAGAACGCCAACGGCAAGAAGCCCAAGGGCACCAAGGAGTTCAAGGTCTACCGCTACGATCCCGAGGGCGACGCCAATCCGCGCGTCGACACCTACACGGTCGATCTGGCGAGCTGCGGGCCGATGGTCCTGGACGCCCTCATCAAGATCAAGAACGAGATCGATCCGACGCTGACCTTCCGCCGCTCCTGCCGCGAGGGTGTGTGCGGCTCCTGCGCGATGAATATCGGCGGCGGCAACACGCTGGCCTGCACCAAGGCGATCACCGACATCTCGGGGCCGGTCGCCGTCTATCCTCTGCCGCACATGCCGGTGGTGAAGGACCTGGTGCCCGATCTCACCAACTTCTACGCGCAATACGCCTCCATCGAGCCGTTTCTCCAGACCAAGACGGCGGAGCCCGAGAAGGAATGGAAGCAGTCGCCGGAAGACCGCGCCAAGCTCGACGGCCTCTACGAGTGCATCCTGTGCGCCTGCTGCTCGACGGCGTGCCCGAGCTATTGGTGGAATTCGGAGCGTTATCTGGGACCGGCGGCGCTGCTGCAATCCTATCGCTGGCTGGCCGACAGCCGCGACGAGCACACCGGCGAGCGCCTCGACAAGCTGGAGGACCCGTTCCGGCTCTATCGCTGCCACACGATCATGAACTGCACCAACACCTGCCCGAAGGGTCTCAACCCCGCCCAGGCCATCGGCGAGATCAAGCAGATGCTGGTGAAGCGCAGCGTGTGA
- a CDS encoding F0F1 ATP synthase subunit gamma codes for MASVKEMRTRIGSVKSTQKITKALQMVAAAKLRRAQAAAESARPYAQRMAAVIANLAAGVSGADAPLLLAGNGKDQRHLFIVATSDRGLAGGFNSGIVRAARERIARLLDEGKDVRIITIGRKARDQLRRQHAARFVENYEVGTKAPDFALVRPIAKKIIDMYLAGETDVVTLVSSRFKSVVTQTPTARQLIPAAVDANAGSAAFYEYEPDESTILEALLPQNIAVQLLTALLENQAGFFASQMTAMDNATRNAGDLIKALTIKMNRTRQAQITKELIEIISGASAV; via the coding sequence ATGGCATCCGTCAAGGAAATGCGCACACGGATCGGAAGCGTGAAGTCCACGCAGAAGATCACCAAGGCGCTGCAGATGGTGGCGGCGGCGAAGCTACGCCGCGCCCAGGCCGCTGCGGAAAGCGCGCGCCCTTACGCTCAGCGCATGGCGGCGGTGATCGCCAACCTGGCGGCGGGCGTCTCCGGCGCCGACGCGCCGCTGCTTTTGGCCGGCAACGGCAAGGACCAGCGCCATCTCTTCATCGTGGCGACCTCCGACCGCGGCCTCGCCGGCGGATTCAATTCGGGCATCGTGCGCGCGGCGCGCGAGCGCATCGCCCGGCTGCTGGATGAGGGCAAGGACGTCCGCATCATCACCATCGGCCGCAAAGCGCGCGACCAGCTGCGCCGGCAACACGCCGCGCGCTTCGTGGAGAACTACGAGGTCGGGACGAAGGCGCCGGATTTCGCGCTGGTGCGCCCGATCGCCAAGAAGATCATCGACATGTACCTGGCGGGCGAGACCGATGTCGTGACGCTGGTGTCCAGCCGCTTCAAGTCGGTCGTGACCCAGACGCCGACCGCGCGTCAGCTCATCCCGGCGGCCGTGGACGCGAATGCCGGCAGCGCCGCGTTCTACGAATACGAGCCCGATGAATCCACGATTCTCGAAGCGCTGCTGCCGCAGAACATCGCCGTGCAGCTCCTGACCGCGCTGCTCGAGAACCAGGCTGGCTTCTTCGCCTCGCAGATGACCGCGATGGACAACGCGACCCGCAATGCCGGCGACCTCATCAAGGCGCTCACCATCAAGATGAACCGTACCCGTCAGGCACAGATCACCAAGGAGCTGATCGAGATCATCTCCGGTGCATCCGCCGTCTGA
- a CDS encoding F0F1 ATP synthase subunit epsilon, whose amino-acid sequence MADKIAFDLVSPERLLLSDTADMVTVPATEGYMGVMAGHAPVITTLRPGMIDILKDGADTRFFVRGGFAEIGAEKITVLAEEAIPMTEMALPVLDQRIRDTEEDLIAAGTEAEKARIAEVLDDLKMVRAAF is encoded by the coding sequence ATGGCCGATAAGATTGCCTTCGACCTGGTCTCGCCGGAGCGGCTCCTGCTCTCCGACACCGCCGACATGGTCACCGTGCCGGCGACCGAGGGCTATATGGGCGTGATGGCCGGCCATGCGCCGGTGATCACCACCCTGCGCCCCGGCATGATCGACATCCTCAAGGACGGGGCGGACACCCGCTTCTTCGTCCGCGGCGGTTTCGCCGAGATCGGCGCCGAGAAGATCACGGTTCTCGCCGAGGAAGCGATCCCGATGACGGAAATGGCTTTGCCGGTGCTCGACCAGCGCATCCGGGACACCGAAGAAGACCTGATCGCCGCCGGCACCGAGGCCGAGAAAGCGCGCATCGCCGAAGTGCTCGACGACCTCAAGATGGTCCGCGCCGCGTTCTAG